A stretch of the Archangium lipolyticum genome encodes the following:
- a CDS encoding trehalase family glycosidase, whose product MGLVLAMSVATSAEAREEPRGYGDVLEYISRSWDVLTRSQSSCEVVVDPKLGDRSVLYLPMNLPEPASVQALRQKCPQVQVQRLPQVITGPGQVDVRKLQAQGLLYLEHPYVVPGGRFNEMYGWDSYFILRGLLRDGRSELAQGMVRNFLFEVQHYGSVLNANRTYYLTRSQPPFLSSMVMAVYDEGKLGEAERRAWLEEALPYMVRDYEMWTRGAHLAGDTGLSRYFDHGEGPVPEIADDNRHYRDTVWYFMQHPEEGKPYMKEVPVGTKADSPVNPVFTTQVCEQTPGTIAVECTSQQAHTLTEDFYKGDRAMRESGYDVSFRFGPYGAGTHHYAAVDLNSLLYKTEKDLERISTQLGRTADASRWRERAAQRKERMNRYMWDAKRGMYFDYDFTTGQRSTYEYATTFYPLWAEQASPEQARALLSNLSRFEQPCGLAMSQRKTGAQWDFPFGWAPAHLLSIEGMRHYGYDKEADRLSRKYLDLVAGDFRRTSKLPGAKTGVILEKYDVVACTSEVDVTKGYRANVVGFGWTNGVFLELLHGLQQEPGHHEKRQARPPARERRPSPSRGP is encoded by the coding sequence ATGGGTCTCGTGCTCGCGATGTCGGTGGCCACGAGCGCCGAAGCCAGGGAGGAGCCGCGGGGATACGGGGACGTCCTCGAGTACATCTCCCGGAGTTGGGACGTGCTGACGCGCTCCCAGAGCTCATGCGAGGTGGTGGTGGATCCCAAGCTCGGCGACCGCTCCGTGCTCTACCTGCCGATGAACCTGCCCGAGCCCGCGTCGGTCCAGGCCCTGCGCCAGAAGTGCCCCCAGGTACAGGTCCAACGTCTGCCGCAGGTCATCACCGGGCCGGGGCAGGTGGACGTGAGGAAGCTCCAGGCCCAGGGGTTGCTCTACCTGGAGCATCCGTACGTGGTGCCGGGCGGCCGGTTCAACGAGATGTATGGCTGGGACAGCTACTTCATCCTTCGAGGGCTGCTGCGCGACGGCCGATCGGAGCTGGCCCAGGGCATGGTGCGCAACTTCCTCTTCGAGGTCCAACACTACGGGTCGGTGCTCAATGCCAACCGCACCTACTACCTCACCCGCTCGCAACCGCCCTTCCTGTCCTCGATGGTGATGGCCGTGTACGACGAGGGGAAGCTCGGCGAGGCGGAGCGGCGCGCGTGGCTGGAGGAAGCCCTCCCCTACATGGTCCGCGACTACGAGATGTGGACGAGGGGCGCGCACCTGGCGGGCGACACGGGGCTGTCGCGCTACTTCGATCATGGCGAGGGTCCCGTGCCGGAGATCGCCGATGACAACCGCCACTACCGGGACACGGTCTGGTACTTCATGCAGCACCCGGAGGAGGGCAAGCCCTACATGAAGGAGGTGCCCGTGGGCACCAAGGCGGACTCCCCGGTGAACCCCGTGTTCACCACGCAGGTCTGTGAGCAGACGCCGGGAACGATCGCTGTCGAGTGTACGTCGCAGCAGGCCCACACCCTCACCGAGGATTTCTACAAGGGAGACCGGGCCATGAGGGAGTCGGGGTACGACGTCTCCTTCCGCTTCGGGCCCTACGGCGCGGGGACGCACCACTACGCCGCGGTGGACCTGAACAGCCTGCTCTACAAGACGGAGAAGGACCTCGAGCGCATCAGTACGCAGCTGGGCCGCACCGCCGACGCGAGCAGATGGCGGGAGCGGGCCGCCCAACGCAAGGAGCGGATGAACCGGTACATGTGGGACGCGAAGCGCGGGATGTACTTCGACTACGACTTCACGACGGGCCAGCGCTCGACCTACGAATACGCGACGACGTTCTACCCGCTCTGGGCGGAGCAGGCCTCGCCCGAGCAGGCTCGGGCGCTGCTGTCCAACCTCTCCCGCTTCGAGCAGCCCTGCGGCCTGGCGATGAGCCAGCGGAAGACGGGAGCCCAGTGGGACTTCCCCTTTGGATGGGCGCCCGCGCACCTCCTCTCCATCGAGGGCATGCGCCATTACGGCTACGACAAGGAGGCCGACCGGCTCTCGCGCAAGTACCTCGACCTGGTGGCCGGAGACTTCCGCCGCACGAGCAAGCTTCCAGGGGCGAAGACGGGGGTCATCCTGGAGAAGTACGACGTGGTGGCCTGCACCTCGGAGGTGGATGTGACGAAGGGGTACAGGGCGAACGTCGTTGGCTTCGGGTGGACCAACGGCGTCTTCCTGGAGCTGCTGCACGGGCTCCAGCAAGAGCCCGGGCACCACGAGAAACGCCAGGCCCGCCCTCCGGCGAGGGAGAGGCGGCCCTCTCCGAGCAGGGGACCCTGA
- a CDS encoding GNAT family N-acetyltransferase → MAADAPLRIRMLESITDVPASAWDALVGPDAPPFIRHAWLSAMEESGSAQPETGWEPQHLTIWRGKNLVAASPAYRKNHSMGEYIYDFSWASAAERLGIEYYPKLVVGAPLSPATSPRFLIAPGEDVPTLRLALIQAALESAREGGCSSVHFLYPREDEAELLEQQGLARRITLQFHWKNPGYRNYDDYLARFDSKRRSQLKRERGAAANQGILIRTVRGQELGPEHARRAFRFYEATCESRGPWGQVQLTEDFFVRAFRSLPETVELVQAEHKGKVIAGAFNLATPERLYGRYWGCFEEHPFLHFHVCLYHSVDECIQAGRKVFEPGAGGEHKIARGFEPTAVHSAHLLFDKTLDRAVRDFLRREHAHLQPAIEQAEDLAGLKPWPLPGQGRATG, encoded by the coding sequence GTGGCCGCCGACGCTCCCCTCCGCATCCGAATGCTCGAGTCCATCACCGACGTCCCCGCCTCCGCCTGGGACGCCCTCGTGGGACCCGATGCTCCTCCCTTCATCCGCCATGCGTGGCTCTCCGCCATGGAAGAGAGTGGCAGCGCCCAGCCGGAGACGGGCTGGGAGCCCCAGCACCTGACGATCTGGCGCGGGAAGAACCTCGTCGCCGCCTCGCCCGCCTATCGCAAGAACCACAGCATGGGCGAGTACATCTATGACTTCTCCTGGGCCAGCGCCGCCGAGCGGCTCGGCATCGAGTACTACCCCAAGCTCGTCGTCGGCGCCCCGCTCTCCCCCGCCACCAGCCCGCGCTTCCTCATCGCTCCCGGTGAGGACGTCCCCACCCTCCGCCTCGCGCTGATTCAAGCCGCCCTCGAGAGCGCCCGCGAGGGAGGTTGCTCCTCCGTCCACTTCCTCTATCCCCGCGAGGACGAGGCGGAGCTGCTCGAGCAGCAGGGACTGGCCCGCCGCATCACCCTCCAGTTCCACTGGAAGAACCCGGGCTACCGCAACTACGACGACTACCTGGCCCGCTTCGACTCCAAGCGCCGCTCCCAGCTCAAGCGCGAGCGCGGTGCCGCCGCCAACCAGGGCATCCTCATCCGCACCGTGCGAGGCCAGGAGCTGGGCCCCGAGCACGCCCGGCGCGCCTTCCGCTTCTACGAGGCCACCTGCGAGAGCCGCGGGCCCTGGGGCCAGGTGCAGCTCACCGAGGACTTCTTCGTGCGGGCCTTCCGCTCACTGCCGGAGACCGTGGAGCTGGTGCAGGCCGAGCACAAGGGCAAGGTCATCGCGGGCGCCTTCAATCTCGCCACCCCCGAGCGCCTCTATGGCCGCTACTGGGGCTGCTTCGAGGAGCACCCGTTCCTGCACTTCCACGTGTGTCTGTACCACTCGGTGGACGAGTGCATCCAGGCGGGCCGCAAGGTGTTCGAGCCCGGCGCGGGCGGTGAGCACAAGATCGCCCGGGGCTTCGAGCCCACCGCGGTGCACAGCGCCCACCTGCTCTTCGACAAGACGCTCGACAGGGCCGTGCGCGACTTCCTCCGCCGCGAGCACGCCCACCTCCAGCCCGCCATCGAGCAGGCCGAGGATCTCGCCGGCCTCAAGCCCTGGCCCCTCCCGGGTCAGGGCCGCGCCACCGGTTAG
- a CDS encoding IS4 family transposase — VLFSVAVRIERLKRLAREAPELPADVELSRWEIRGLQLRYDTQGLRREDMPNIAQAVLWIARLGGYSKSSGGPPGSITIGRGLKTLAIIADDLQRLQELGLKM, encoded by the coding sequence GCGTGCTCTTCAGCGTGGCCGTGAGGATAGAGCGACTCAAACGCCTGGCCCGAGAGGCCCCGGAGCTACCAGCGGACGTGGAGCTGTCACGCTGGGAGATTCGGGGTCTGCAACTGCGCTACGACACGCAGGGCTTGCGCCGTGAGGACATGCCCAACATCGCCCAGGCCGTCTTGTGGATTGCTCGCCTGGGCGGCTACTCCAAGTCCTCAGGAGGTCCGCCCGGCTCAATCACCATCGGCCGTGGTCTCAAGACCCTGGCCATCATCGCCGATGACCTCCAGCGTCTCCAGGAGCTGGGCCTGAAAATGTGA
- a CDS encoding suppressor of fused domain protein, with the protein MKAPETEADFLQWYEDCWADRDEVEYPKLFGAISEEVYTLEQSGALEAWLESDLAEVKELDPNWGGMGVRVAPPSPEYPYWTYVTSGLSNPFTVVPGQEIEPGAPSGLGYEMVIHSTEEAQWPVLRLLDMMAYNLVCMRAFAMGHRYPVEGTLTGGETKLNGFVFVKDPSRPANFQLESGQVQLLTLVGVTKNEMAFAKSNGIDRLMAKLVAAGSGYITNPEREQVQL; encoded by the coding sequence ATGAAAGCGCCTGAGACGGAAGCGGACTTTCTGCAGTGGTACGAGGACTGTTGGGCGGATCGGGACGAGGTGGAGTACCCCAAGCTCTTCGGGGCGATCAGCGAGGAGGTCTACACGCTGGAACAGAGTGGGGCCCTGGAGGCCTGGCTCGAGAGTGACCTGGCCGAGGTCAAGGAGTTGGACCCGAACTGGGGCGGCATGGGCGTGCGCGTGGCGCCGCCGAGCCCCGAGTACCCCTACTGGACGTACGTGACGAGCGGGCTGTCCAACCCCTTCACGGTGGTCCCGGGCCAGGAGATCGAACCCGGCGCTCCGAGCGGCCTCGGCTACGAGATGGTCATCCACTCGACCGAGGAGGCCCAGTGGCCCGTGCTCCGGCTGCTGGACATGATGGCCTACAACCTGGTGTGCATGCGGGCCTTCGCGATGGGGCACCGCTACCCGGTGGAGGGTACGCTGACGGGCGGTGAGACGAAGCTCAACGGCTTCGTCTTCGTGAAGGATCCGTCCCGCCCCGCGAACTTCCAGCTCGAGTCGGGGCAGGTGCAGCTGCTCACGCTCGTGGGCGTGACGAAGAACGAGATGGCCTTCGCCAAGTCCAACGGCATCGACCGGCTGATGGCCAAGCTGGTGGCCGCCGGCTCCGGCTACATCACCAACCCGGAGCGCGAGCAGGTGCAGCTGTAG
- a CDS encoding carboxylesterase family protein, whose protein sequence is MGTVTMALVAWLLAGVPEAAPPQAAGGTPGTFVAKTLSVHGETYPYSVYLPPGYRPGQAWPVILALHGTGSRGTDGMRPRTQSLAEAARVHPERYPAVLVLPQCPPDKDWSGDVADFALQALENTLAEYGGDRKRVYLTGQSMGARGAVQLAAKYPERFAAVVAVSGRYTDRSVVARLKGLPLWMWHGEADTVASVSESRTLVELLKSAGSSTVRYTELSGLGHEIFDTVYLDEAVSTWLFAQRRGK, encoded by the coding sequence ATGGGCACGGTGACGATGGCTCTGGTGGCGTGGCTGCTGGCGGGGGTGCCGGAGGCGGCGCCACCCCAGGCCGCGGGTGGGACGCCCGGCACGTTCGTGGCGAAGACGCTCAGCGTGCATGGCGAGACGTACCCTTATTCGGTGTACCTGCCGCCGGGGTATCGCCCGGGGCAGGCGTGGCCGGTCATCCTCGCGCTGCATGGAACGGGCTCGCGGGGAACGGATGGGATGCGGCCGAGGACGCAGAGCCTGGCGGAGGCGGCGCGGGTGCACCCGGAGCGCTACCCGGCCGTGCTGGTGCTGCCCCAGTGCCCGCCGGACAAGGACTGGAGTGGGGATGTGGCCGACTTCGCCCTCCAGGCCCTGGAGAACACCCTGGCCGAGTACGGCGGTGACCGGAAGCGGGTGTACCTGACCGGCCAGTCGATGGGGGCGCGGGGCGCGGTGCAACTGGCGGCGAAGTATCCCGAGCGTTTCGCGGCGGTGGTGGCCGTGTCCGGCCGGTACACGGATCGCTCGGTGGTGGCGCGGCTCAAGGGCCTGCCCTTGTGGATGTGGCACGGAGAGGCGGACACCGTGGCCTCCGTCTCCGAGAGCCGCACGCTGGTGGAACTGCTGAAGAGCGCGGGCAGCTCCACCGTGCGCTACACCGAGCTGTCCGGCCTGGGGCACGAAATCTTCGACACGGTGTACCTCGACGAGGCCGTGAGCACCTGGCTCTTCGCGCAGCGGCGCGGGAAGTGA
- a CDS encoding phage tail protein — MSEPFIGEVRMFAGSFAPRGWALCDGRLLSISQHSALFSVLGTSYGGDGMTTFALPDLRGRVPLHPGSGPGLTLQGTPHTDWDQRARDPAKDRRTNDLQPYTPVNFIIAIEGSFPARG; from the coding sequence ATGTCAGAGCCCTTCATTGGCGAGGTCCGCATGTTCGCCGGCAGCTTCGCGCCCCGCGGTTGGGCGCTGTGCGATGGCCGGCTCCTGTCGATCTCGCAGCACTCCGCCCTCTTCTCCGTCCTGGGAACCTCCTACGGGGGTGACGGCATGACCACCTTCGCGCTGCCGGATCTCCGGGGCCGCGTGCCGCTCCACCCCGGCTCGGGACCCGGCCTGACGCTCCAGGGCACGCCCCACACCGACTGGGATCAGCGCGCCCGCGACCCCGCGAAGGACCGCCGGACCAACGACCTGCAGCCGTATACACCGGTGAACTTCATCATCGCGATCGAAGGGTCCTTCCCCGCTCGCGGCTAG
- a CDS encoding SDR family NAD(P)-dependent oxidoreductase has product MVMNTPRTAAVIGAGPGLGAALARRFAREGYAVGLFARSESSLLPVRQELEKTGARAGVYVADAADEASLRSAFARMRAELGAPEVCIYNAGTFAQAGLLELTPEQFESSWRIGCMGGFLTAREVVPAMLERGRGTLLFTGATASLRGAARFSAFAVGKFGLRALAQSLARELGPKGIHVAHVVIDGMIDTQRVRSMVPGRETSTMLSPDAIAETYWQLHRQDPSAWTQELDVRPATEKF; this is encoded by the coding sequence ATGGTCATGAACACACCCAGGACAGCAGCGGTGATTGGAGCGGGCCCGGGACTGGGGGCGGCGCTGGCGCGCCGCTTCGCCCGGGAGGGATATGCCGTGGGCCTGTTCGCCCGGAGCGAGTCGAGCCTGCTCCCGGTGCGGCAGGAGCTCGAGAAGACAGGAGCACGTGCGGGCGTCTACGTGGCGGACGCGGCGGACGAGGCCTCGCTGCGGTCCGCCTTCGCCAGGATGCGCGCGGAGCTCGGCGCGCCAGAGGTCTGCATCTACAACGCGGGAACATTCGCGCAGGCGGGGCTCCTGGAGCTGACGCCGGAGCAGTTCGAATCCTCGTGGAGGATCGGCTGCATGGGCGGCTTCCTCACGGCGCGCGAGGTGGTGCCAGCGATGCTGGAGCGCGGGAGGGGCACGCTGCTGTTCACGGGAGCCACGGCCTCGCTTCGAGGCGCGGCGCGGTTCTCCGCGTTCGCGGTGGGGAAGTTCGGACTGAGGGCCCTGGCCCAATCGCTGGCGCGCGAGCTCGGACCGAAGGGCATCCACGTGGCCCACGTCGTCATCGATGGGATGATCGACACGCAGCGGGTGCGGAGCATGGTGCCGGGGCGCGAGACGTCGACGATGCTGTCACCGGACGCCATCGCGGAGACGTACTGGCAGCTGCACCGTCAGGACCCCTCCGCGTGGACGCAGGAGCTGGACGTGCGCCCCGCGACGGAGAAGTTCTAG
- a CDS encoding PrsW family intramembrane metalloprotease has translation MKPMILGGATIAPALVLLWYIYSRDQFPEPRALRLKTFLLGLFCCFPSLIVRVSFEQSFPELTTPGMSSTAWWRALLSLAIPQEVLKFLLLYLYARRHPAFNEPLDGVIYGATVSLGFATLENMTYAGEFNMDIAVLRALLAVPGQAACGVVMGAYMGRAHFTQDPLQSLSLLARGLGGAILLNALFNAALLTHQTSFALLAIAVNALGLYLAWRLFKALREEQDRLFHVLKLREWRQSADDRAGPPSAPEPEIAWAVVPREPPRELSWWALTKLVLGGVGLSFCGLFWLATLQLFRDEFQRKGLADALITTLFAVLILDLVPTWLSWALFRSGLRGPFVPATVS, from the coding sequence ATGAAGCCCATGATCCTCGGGGGGGCGACCATCGCTCCGGCCCTCGTCCTGCTCTGGTACATCTACTCGCGCGACCAGTTCCCCGAGCCACGCGCCCTGCGGTTGAAGACGTTCCTGCTCGGCCTGTTCTGCTGCTTCCCCTCGCTCATCGTGCGGGTGAGCTTCGAGCAGTCGTTCCCGGAGCTGACGACCCCGGGGATGTCGAGCACGGCCTGGTGGAGGGCCCTCCTCTCGCTGGCCATTCCCCAGGAGGTCCTCAAGTTCCTCCTGCTGTACCTCTATGCGCGGCGCCACCCCGCCTTCAACGAGCCCCTGGACGGTGTCATCTACGGCGCCACCGTCTCGCTCGGCTTCGCCACGCTGGAGAACATGACCTACGCGGGCGAGTTCAACATGGACATCGCGGTGCTGCGCGCCCTCCTCGCGGTACCGGGACAGGCCGCCTGTGGAGTGGTGATGGGCGCCTACATGGGCCGCGCGCACTTCACCCAGGATCCGCTCCAGAGCCTCTCGCTCCTGGCCAGGGGGCTGGGCGGTGCCATCCTCCTCAACGCCCTCTTCAATGCCGCGTTGCTCACGCACCAGACCTCGTTCGCCTTGCTGGCGATCGCCGTGAACGCCCTCGGCCTGTACCTGGCCTGGAGGCTCTTCAAGGCACTCCGGGAGGAGCAGGACCGGCTCTTCCATGTGCTGAAGCTCCGGGAGTGGAGGCAGTCCGCGGATGACAGGGCCGGCCCGCCCTCCGCGCCGGAGCCGGAGATCGCCTGGGCCGTGGTCCCACGCGAGCCACCTCGCGAGCTCTCCTGGTGGGCCCTGACCAAGCTCGTCCTGGGAGGAGTGGGGCTCAGCTTCTGCGGACTGTTCTGGCTCGCCACACTCCAGCTCTTCCGCGACGAATTCCAGCGAAAAGGCCTCGCCGACGCGCTCATCACGACGCTCTTCGCCGTGCTCATCCTCGACCTGGTTCCCACCTGGCTGTCCTGGGCGCTGTTCCGCTCGGGGCTGCGCGGCCCCTTCGTGCCCGCGACCGTGTCGTGA
- a CDS encoding c-type cytochrome — protein sequence MGTRSNRTLSSRLLARTAPLSMALALFACSDKPADKTPPPPSAASVFKDEPRQPESPSVPAPPTTGPTGTAAAPQGNPPPADAARTPEQLFANLGCRACHGPGSAFVSALANARTKEPEVIAMWILDPQKVRPGTMMPSFAGRITTQEAISLAKWIKAGNPPPPSEQ from the coding sequence ATGGGCACCCGATCGAACCGCACGCTCTCCTCCCGCCTCCTGGCGCGCACCGCGCCCCTGTCGATGGCCCTGGCCCTCTTCGCCTGCTCGGACAAACCGGCGGACAAGACGCCTCCACCCCCGAGCGCGGCCTCCGTCTTCAAGGACGAGCCCCGCCAGCCGGAGTCGCCCTCCGTCCCCGCGCCTCCGACCACGGGCCCCACGGGCACCGCCGCCGCGCCCCAGGGCAACCCGCCTCCGGCCGACGCCGCCCGGACCCCCGAGCAGCTCTTCGCCAACCTGGGTTGCCGGGCCTGTCATGGCCCGGGCAGCGCCTTCGTCTCCGCCCTCGCCAATGCGCGCACCAAGGAGCCCGAGGTGATCGCCATGTGGATCCTCGATCCCCAGAAGGTCCGCCCGGGAACGATGATGCCCAGCTTCGCCGGCCGCATCACCACCCAGGAGGCGATCTCTCTCGCCAAATGGATCAAGGCCGGCAACCCACCGCCCCCCTCCGAGCAGTAG
- a CDS encoding GlsB/YeaQ/YmgE family stress response membrane protein, translated as MSLCTTIVFGFLAGLIARALMPGRQSMGLIGTTLLGIAGSFMGGFLASIIWGGNWRVLRPTTFIGSILGAIVLLMLGRMMSSRR; from the coding sequence ATCAGCCTGTGTACGACGATTGTCTTCGGTTTCCTGGCGGGGCTGATCGCCCGCGCCCTCATGCCCGGCCGGCAGAGCATGGGCCTCATCGGGACCACGCTGTTGGGCATCGCCGGGTCGTTCATGGGCGGCTTCCTCGCCTCGATCATCTGGGGAGGCAACTGGCGCGTGCTGAGGCCCACCACCTTCATCGGCTCCATCCTCGGCGCCATCGTGCTGTTGATGCTGGGCCGGATGATGTCGAGCCGACGCTGA
- a CDS encoding DUF1338 domain-containing protein, translating to MSSDAIRLLDLLWERYAAEVPYARTFVQLSGGSFRNDHVALRSLARPDGGIALFSRVFERFGWKPAGQYTFPDTHLSAIYMSHPEGLPRVFISELHADKLSPEAQRILSSLLADPPPPDSIEALADWFSAPPPPDEPALLALEKESQYGAWLLAFGRKVNHFTGAVDDVEVWQRRMREAGVPMKSEIEGEPGSALRQTATRAASVSIRLKDGSTRGWPYAYFEIAQRAPGFDGFLGPQARALFDMTKR from the coding sequence ATGAGCTCTGACGCCATCCGCCTCCTGGACCTGCTGTGGGAACGCTACGCCGCCGAGGTGCCCTACGCGCGCACCTTCGTCCAGCTCTCCGGGGGAAGCTTCCGCAACGACCACGTCGCGCTCCGCTCCCTCGCCCGGCCCGATGGCGGCATCGCGCTCTTCTCCCGCGTCTTCGAACGCTTCGGCTGGAAGCCCGCAGGCCAGTACACCTTCCCCGATACGCACCTCTCCGCCATCTATATGTCCCACCCGGAGGGGCTTCCCCGCGTCTTCATCTCCGAGCTCCACGCCGACAAGCTCTCGCCCGAGGCCCAGCGCATCCTCTCCTCGCTCCTCGCCGACCCTCCGCCCCCAGACTCCATCGAGGCGCTCGCCGACTGGTTCTCCGCTCCGCCTCCGCCCGACGAGCCGGCGCTGCTCGCGCTGGAGAAGGAGTCCCAGTACGGCGCGTGGTTGCTCGCCTTCGGCCGCAAGGTGAACCACTTCACCGGCGCCGTGGACGACGTGGAGGTGTGGCAGCGGCGCATGCGCGAGGCCGGCGTGCCCATGAAGAGCGAGATCGAAGGCGAGCCGGGCAGTGCCCTCCGCCAGACGGCCACCCGCGCCGCCTCCGTCTCCATCCGGCTCAAGGATGGGAGCACGCGCGGCTGGCCCTATGCGTACTTCGAGATCGCCCAGCGCGCCCCCGGCTTCGATGGCTTCCTCGGCCCCCAGGCCCGTGCGCTCTTCGATATGACGAAGCGCTAG
- the bioA gene encoding adenosylmethionine--8-amino-7-oxononanoate transaminase, translating to MNRQDIVAWDKRHVWHPYTAMDEYIAKTDPLVVVRAEGPYLHDADGTRYLDANGSWWVSTLGHRHPRLVKALTEQAGTFPHTSLAGVTHEPAALLARELVALAPGAGRADLSAEQRLSRVFYSDNGSTAVEVAIKMAAQYWAQNGRPRRTRFITLSGAFHGETIGATSVGGVQVFRDVFGPLLFDVVHVPSPAEPSGWERAFAQVEATLRQHPEEIAAVILEPVIQGAAGMLVYEPGFVRAVREATRAVDTFLIADEVFTGLGRTGARFACDLAGVVPDLLCLAKALSGGLMPFAVTLATERVFAGFGGGSERALYYGHSYCGNPLGAAVAREVLAVYRDEDVLGQVARKAPKVKAAFERMAGTIPGVKNPRAIGMVGAVDLGGGGYLARGGWRVYEAARRRGLYLRPLGDTVYVAPALNIPDAALDELLAGVEASLREVAAG from the coding sequence ATGAATCGCCAGGACATCGTCGCGTGGGACAAGCGGCACGTGTGGCACCCGTACACCGCGATGGACGAGTACATCGCCAAGACGGACCCGTTGGTGGTGGTGCGAGCGGAGGGGCCGTACCTCCACGACGCGGACGGCACGCGCTACCTGGACGCCAACGGCTCCTGGTGGGTGTCCACGCTGGGGCACCGGCATCCCCGGTTGGTGAAGGCCCTCACCGAGCAGGCCGGCACCTTCCCGCACACCTCGCTCGCGGGCGTGACGCACGAGCCGGCGGCGCTGCTGGCGCGGGAGCTGGTCGCGCTGGCCCCGGGTGCCGGGCGCGCGGACCTCTCGGCGGAACAGCGGCTCTCGCGGGTCTTCTACTCGGACAACGGGAGCACGGCGGTGGAGGTGGCCATCAAGATGGCGGCGCAGTACTGGGCGCAGAATGGCCGCCCCCGGCGCACGCGCTTCATCACGCTCTCGGGGGCCTTCCACGGCGAGACGATCGGCGCCACCAGCGTGGGCGGGGTGCAGGTGTTCCGCGATGTCTTCGGGCCGCTGCTCTTCGACGTGGTGCACGTGCCGTCCCCGGCGGAGCCGTCGGGCTGGGAGCGCGCCTTCGCGCAGGTGGAGGCGACGCTGCGCCAGCACCCGGAGGAGATCGCCGCCGTCATCCTCGAGCCGGTGATTCAGGGCGCGGCGGGCATGCTCGTGTACGAGCCCGGGTTCGTGCGCGCGGTGCGCGAGGCCACGCGGGCGGTGGACACCTTCCTCATCGCCGACGAGGTCTTCACGGGCCTGGGGCGCACGGGGGCTCGCTTCGCGTGTGACCTGGCGGGAGTGGTGCCGGACCTGCTGTGCCTGGCGAAGGCCCTCTCCGGAGGACTGATGCCCTTCGCGGTGACGCTGGCCACCGAGCGGGTGTTCGCGGGCTTCGGCGGAGGCAGTGAGCGGGCGCTGTACTACGGGCACTCGTACTGCGGGAACCCGTTGGGGGCGGCGGTGGCGCGCGAGGTGCTGGCGGTGTACCGGGACGAGGACGTGCTGGGGCAGGTGGCGCGCAAGGCGCCGAAGGTGAAGGCGGCCTTCGAGCGCATGGCCGGGACGATTCCCGGGGTGAAGAACCCCCGGGCCATCGGCATGGTGGGGGCGGTGGACCTGGGAGGCGGCGGCTACCTGGCGCGAGGAGGCTGGCGCGTGTACGAGGCGGCGCGGCGGCGCGGGTTGTACCTGCGCCCGCTGGGGGACACGGTCTACGTGGCGCCCGCGCTCAACATCCCGGACGCCGCGCTGGACGAACTGCTCGCCGGTGTGGAGGCGAGCCTGCGCGAGGTGGCGGCCGGGTAG